The bacterium DNA window TGCGCTCCTCGATGCCGGCCTCGTCGTACAGGGCGTAGTCGGACACGCCCCGCTTGTTGTAGAGCACTCGGACGTGGGGATCCTCCACCAGCTGGTAGGCGTCCCGGTCGCCGGTCACCACGATCACGTCCAGGCCCCGGTCGCGGGCCTGAGTGGCCAAGGTGGCTATCACGTCGTCGGCCTCCACCCCGGCGTGTTCCACTGAGGTGATTTTGAGTGTGTCAACCAGCTGGCGGACCAGTCCCATCTGCTGTCGGAGGGTGTCAGGGGTCTCGCGGCGATTGGCCTTGTAACTGGAGATCCGCTCGTGGCGGAAGGTGGACTCGGGACGGTCGAAGGCCACCGCCACCCGGTCGGGGCGGTGGTCGCGCAGCAGCGTCAAGAGCATCATGGTGAATCCGTACACCGCGTTGGTCACCTGGCCGCTGGCGGTGGTCATGTCCTCGGGCAGGGCGAAGAAGGCCCGGTAGGCCAGCGAGTTGCCGTCAACCAGCATGACCGTGCCCGACTCAGCCATCTTTCGGGCCTCCGCCCAGCGCCTTCAGCTGATCGGCGCTCATCTCAACGATCTCGGCGGCCACCTCGGCCATCGACCGGCGCTCGCCCATGGCCTGGTGCTGGATGTGGCTGTAGGCATCGGCCTCCGACATGGAGGCGACGTCCATCAATCGGCCTTTGGCCCGGTCAATGGCCTTGCGGGCCTCCAGCCGGGCCTCGGCCCGCTCGACTTGGTGGTTGAGCTCCTTCAGCTCCTTGAACCGCACCAGGGCAACCTCCACCGCGGGCACCAGCTCAGCCCGCTCAAAGGGCTTCACCAGATAGGCCAGCGCGCCGGCGTCGGCCGCCCGGGCGATCAGATCCCGCTGGCTGAACGCGGTAAGCAGCAACACCGCGCACAGCCGCTCGTCGCGGATCTGACTGGCGACGGTGATTCCGTCGGTGCCCGGCATCTTCACGTCCAAGATGGCCACATGGGGACGCTTCTCCCGCACGAGGTCCAGCACTTGGTCGCCCCGGCTGGTCTCACCCACCACCTCGTAGCCCTCTTCTTCCAAGGTCTCGCGCAAATCCAGGCGGATGATGGCCTCGTCCTCGGCTAACACGATCCGCACCGGTTCATCGGTCGAAGCGGTGCCGGGTAGGGCCGACGGATCAGACATCGGAGTAGAACTTGTCGAGCAGTTCGTCTTGTTGTTGCTCCAGGTTGTGTATCTCGTCGAACAGGCGGGCGCGGTGCCGGACCATGGTCTCCGCCTGGCGTGCGGCGTCGCGGTGCTGGCGCTCGGCGGCCGGGGTCTCTGAAACCAGCGCCCGCAGGCGGGCATCGTCGGCCAGATCCTCAAAATGAAGGCACTGCTCCTCGACCACCTCTAGGTCGGCCCTCAGCCGCTTCAACCGGTCGGCCAACTCGGCCAACCGCCGCTCTGCCCTGTTCTGGACCACGATCCGATGCTATTACCCCCGCCCCGTCAGACACTGCTTCGGCTGCTCGACACAGCGAACCGCCCCACTAGCCTCTTGTCGGGCCAACCCGAGGCGAGGAGGACACCGATGAGCGACGAGATTCTGGAGAACGCAGTCAACGGCAAGGTCTGGGCCGACTTCTGCGACAACCTGAAGGAGGCCGGCCAGATCATCCTCGACAACAGCACCGAGGACCTCGACCGGCTGGAGGGATTCCGCTATCTGAGCCGTCTCACCAGAGGAGAACTCGGGCGCCTCGAAAACCATGGGCCTGGGCACACCCAAGTCCTGCCCATCCCCCACAACGTGAAGATCGGCTGTGACAACCCCGACGCCCTCTACCAGGGTGTCGCCATCAGCGGTGCTCTCGACTATCGCATCCGCGGGCCGCGGGGCACGGTCAACTATCTGAGCTTGAACGCACTCTCCGGCAGCTTCGGGATGGGAGGTGCTCCCCCCGATCGGCAGGGCAACCTGGCTTTCAACGACCCCCAGCCCGGCGAGCAGGTCGATGTGATCGCCAGTGCCAGCGAACCCGAACATGTCGAGCCTGGACAGCGGTGGCTCCCCACTGGACCGGAGACCAATCAGATCGTCATCCGCAACTTCTACCTCGACCGCCACACCGAACGGCCTTCCGAGCTCCAAATCGAGTGCCTCAACGGGCCCGATGGGACTCCTCCCCCGCTGAGCCCCCAGCGCTTGACCCACGGCTTGGCCCGGGCCGCCTTGGGGGTACACGGCATTGCCCGGCGTTTTGTCGAGTGGCTGGACATGTTCCAAGAGCGGCCCAACACGCTGGAGTTCCTTCCGCCGCGGGATGGCCCCGGCGGGTGGGGCGACCCCACCCAGATGTTCCGCCACGGCTATTGGACGCTCGAGCCCGGCCAGGCCCTGGTGATCGACGTGCCGCCCATCGACGTGTATTACTGGAACTTCCAGCTCAACAACATCTGGGAGGAGTCGTTGGACTACAACTGGCTCCAGGTGACGGTCAACAAGCACAGCGCGGTGTATGAGCCCGACGGTACGGCCCGCATCATCGTGGCCGACGAGGATCCCGGCTTCGCCAACTGGATCGACACCAACCACCGCCGCCACGGCACCATGGGCATGCGCTACAACCAAGTGGTGGAGGACATCCCGCCGACACTGAGAGTCATGGACGTGGCCGACCTGCCCAGCCTGCGCTAGGGCTGCATCGCCAATTCACTTTGCCCTAACCAGGTCGATGACCCCGATGGACGGGCGGACGCCGACCCCACGATTACAGCGGCGGCAATCACGTAGTAATTCACTTTGTGGTCCTCAGGAGATTTGTCTGCGCCCCCCTGTGGACCCACCCGTAACCGGGATCATATGACCCCGAACCTTCGATTACTGGTCGGACCCCAGTAGGGAATCGAACACAAGCGAATCGGCCTGTTGTCGGTAGAAAACCTTGGAATTACGCTTCATCCATGAGCCACGAACCGGGTCACGACGCTCTGGGAATCTCTGGAGCCGACACACCGGCAACTGAGCCCCGCAAGAAAATCACGAACAAGGTCTATGAGCATGAGCTAGCTCGACTCCAAGAGGAGTTGGTGCGGTTGCAGCGCTGGATTCGCCACAAGGGCCTCAAGGTGGTGGTGCTCTTCGAAGGACGCGACGCGGCTGGCAAGGGCGGAGTGATCAAGCGCATCGCCGAGCGGACCAACCCCCGGGTGGTGCGGGTGGTGGCGCTGGGCACGCCGAGCGACCGGGAGAAAACGCAGTGGTGGTTCCAGCGCTATGTGGCCGAGTTGCCCGCCGCCGGGGAAATGATCCTGTTCGACCGCAGTTGGTACAACCGGGGGCTGGTGGAGCCAGTGATGGGATTCTGCACCGAAGAGGAGTACCGCGAGTTCCTGCGCTCGTGCCCGGAGTTCGAGCGCATGCTGGTGCGATCGGGAATCATCCTGATCAAGTACTGGTTCTCGGTGAGCGACGAGGAGCAAGAACGCCGGTTCCAGAACCGGATCTCCGACCCGCTGCGGCGCTGGAAGCTGTCGCCGATGGACATTCAGGCCCGAACCCGGTGGGTTGAGTTCTCCAAGGCCAAAGACACGCTCTTCGCCCACACCGACATCAAGCAGGCTCCGTGGTACGTGGTGAACGCCGACTCCAAGAAGGCGGCCCGGCTCAACTGCATCTCACACTTGCTGTCGATGATCCCCTACGAGGAAGTGCCCTGGGAGGAAGTCGAGCTGCCCGAGCGCCAAGACCGCGCCGGCTACGTGCGCCCGCCTCTGTCGGACCAGACCTTCGTCCCCGAGGTCTACTAAGAATCCCCTCCGCCAACTGGCCCCCACATTGACCGCTCAATCTTTAGCGGGTCGGCGGCCGGGGTTGAGTCGCCGTCGAGGATCATTGTCATGCGCTCATCGAGTTCGTAGCGGGGCCAAGGGCCGAGCTCGCTAGTTGACGGGTCGCCGCTGCGGGCGAAGGCGGCCCAGGCTGATCGCATGCCTCGGCCCAGCGCCTCAGCGGCTTCATCGGCGCCTATGAACTCGCTCCAGCCGTCCACGTGGAAGCTGTCGAGCGCGAAGGGCAGATCGATGGCGTGGAACGCCCCCTTGTCCGGATCGGCCTGGGAGCACCACCGGAAGTCGTACATATAGGTGCGGGCCCCGGCGCCGGCCCGATAGTCGGCCAGCCGCTGGATGGGTTCTCGCATGGAGACATCGGTATTGATGGCAGTGAGAATGTCGCTGTCAGTAGTCCAGGCAGTGCCCTCGGCCGCCTGGCGATACTCCCGTATCACCGCCTCCACCTCGTTGATCGACGGTTCGGCCCCGGTTCTCTTGGCCATGTGGCTTCTCACCAGGTGAAACAGGATTAGGTCAGAGTTTCCGGCGGGCAGCTCCTGCTGGAACAAGCGCAGTTCGTGGGCTGTCGCGCCGACGAGCACATCGATATCGGTCGCGACCCTCTTTCGGAGCCTCTTTTTTGGTGGAGCAGGAACAAGCACTCCATCCACAACAGGGTGAAACGGCATCGCTCCTGCTTCGGTGAACATCTCCATGGCGGTCTGGACTTGGCCGGCAACTATCTCCCCTGGCTCCAACTGACGGAGCCCCGCCACATCGCTCACGCCCACGTTGCCCAGGAAGCAGCGGGCGACCTTGGCGGCAACTTTGGGCGACTGGGTCATGTCGGCACCGGGGCTCTGCATGATGGCCCGTCGCATTACCGACGAGATGCCCGGAGCGCCGAGCAGGTGCAGGATCGACCCGGCCCCGGCCGACTCGCCGAATGCGGTCAGCGTCGACGGATCGCCACCGAAGGCAGCCGCGTTGGCAGCAATCCAATCCAACCCGAGCCGCACGTCGTGTAGACCGCAGTTGACCGTGGTGTTCCCACCACCCGGCATTTTCCGAAGATCCATGAAGCCGAGCGCCCCCACCCGATAGTTCACCGACGCCACAACCACCTGCTGCTCAGCCGCCAACCGCGCCCCGTTGTAAAGCGGGAACGAGCCTCCCCCGGTCAAGAAGGCCCCGCCGTAGATCCACACCATCACCGGCAGTCCAGCCTCGTCCCCCGCCGGGACCCACACATTGAGCGTGAGGCAGTCCTCCGACACCGAGTCGGTGCTCGTCCCCGGAATCACCCCGGTGTACGGGCCATCCACGCTCTGAATCGGATCGGGCCCGAACGCACTCGCATCCAGCACCCCCTCCCACGGCTCAGCGGCCTCCGGAGCACAGAAGCGCAGCTCCCCCACCGGCGGCTTCCCAAACGGAATCCCCAAAAACTGCCGCACCGCCCCATAAGGCGTGTCAACAACTACCCCCCGAACCGTTCCATGCGTCGTCTCCACCACGGCCTCTGAATCTCTCATGTATCGCTGGAGGGGTTGATGTGGACAGTGACGATCTCGAGTTCGTGATACTGCTGATGGAGCACTGAGGTGGCGTAGTGCTGAAGCAGCCGCAATGAGACGTCGCGTTCAATGGGCCGGTCGGCGGTCGGCTCATCGAGCACAGCCAGCCGATCCTCGATGTTCTCCCCCCGGGCCGCGGCCACGAATTCGAGCACCGCCCGCCCGTCCTGCTTGCTGGCGGTAACGCGCAGCGCTCGGTCGGTTGGGGCGTCTCCGGTCTGTTCGGCCTCGAGCATCGTCGCCAGCGTCTCTTCCGCCACCGCATCGAGCCGGTGCGACATCGACGCCGCCCAGTTGTGGCGGGCGGCAAAGGCGTTGAGGAACTCTTGGATGCGGGGGAGATCCGCCAGCGCCAGGCTGGTGCGCAGACGATGGCGGCGAGATTGAGTTGCCTCGGTGAACAGCGTCAGCACGATGGCCACGAGGCCGCCCGAAGTCATCCCGTTCTCCAACAGGCCTCCGGCGAAGCCCTCCAGGTATTCCGGGAAGATCAGGTTGTTCTGGAATCCGACACCGAGCCAGAAGGCAACCCCAGCTATCAGGCCCTTTCGGTAGTCCGCAGCCTCTTCGGAGACGATTCTCATGCCGACCACAAACAACAGCGCCATCAGCACGGTGACGTACGCCGCAACCACGGCATCCGGGATGGCGAGCACCAACGCCAAGAACTTGGGCAAGAACGCCAACATGACGAAAATGACGCCAATGGCGACACCTACGCGTCGTGCGGCGACGCCGGTCAACTCGGTGATCGATACGCTCGTCGAATAGGTGGTGTTCGGCACCGTGCCGGCCACCCCCGACAGCAGGTTGCCGGTGCCGTCGGCGGCCACTGCTCCCTGCACCACCCGGTAGTCCACCGCTCGCGGTTTGCGCCACGACACCCGCTGTATAGCCACGGAATCGCCGATGGTCTCTACCGCGCCGATGATCGTGACGATCACAAAGGCAGGCAGGAGACTCCAAAACGCCGAACCGAACGAGAGGTCGAAGCCGGGCCATCCGCCGTCGGGCACTCCGACCCAGGAGGCGTCGGATACCTGGTCGAAGTCATAGAGTCCGAAGCCCGCGGCCACAATCGAACCGGCAATCACGCCGATGACCGGTGCCCACAGGCGCAGGCTTCCGGAAGACTTCAGCGCTATGACGATTATCAAGACGATGGCGACGAGGGCTGTCGTCGGGGCGCTCCAGTCGGACTTGCCTTCCGGCGACGCACTCACCATGTTGAAGATGAGCGGCATCACGGTCACCGCAATGAGCATCAGCACGGTGCCGGCCACTACTGGCGTGACCAGACGCCTGAACAGAGAGAGCCGGGCGGCCAGCAGGAACTGGAACAGCGACGACGCCACCACCAGTACCGCCAGCAAGCCGGGACCCCCCTCGACCAGCGCCGCCACGCACACCGCGATGAACGCTCCCGACGTCCCCATGAGCAGCACGTACCCGGCGCCGATGCGGCCGAGCCGGACCGCCTGAAGGATTGTGCTGATGCCGCTGACGATCGCCGCCGCGAACACCGCCCAGGTCAAGTACGAGTCGGATTCGCCCGCGGCCCGAATGACAATCGCCGGCGTGAGCACAATGCCCGCGATGGTCAGCACCGCGAACTGGACGCCCATCCCCGCGGTCAGCGCAGCCGGCGGCTTGTCATCAGGCTCGAACCGGATGTGACGCCCTCCGGCTGGGGCACCGTGTTCCACGGCGCCCATGTTGGCACAGTGCCCGGGGAGGGACTCGAACCCTCACTCCCTTGCGGGAACCGGATTTTGAGTCCGGCGCGTCTACCAATTCCACCACCCGGGCGGGTGGCCAGTGCGGGTGGCACTGGGCTGCTCAGCGTGTTGGCTGAAGAAAATGCAGTCTAGATTGCCGTGGTCTCAACAGCCTTGCCGGATACCCTGCCGGGGCCACTCTCCCGTAGAGTATTGAAACCCCACCGTCGTCTGAGAGGTCTGACATCTGATGATCTGCTTCACCTATCCCGGCCAGGGATCCCAAAAGGCCGGCATGGGTTCGGCCTGGGTCGACCACCCCTCGTGGGAACTGGTGGCCGAGGCCTCCGAGGCAGCAGGGCGCGATGTAGGCCAGCTCCTGCTCGACGCTGATGACGACGAGCTGCGCCACACCCGCAACTCCCAGCTCGCCACATTCGTGGTGTCGATGATCTCCTTGGACGCCGTATCCCGGGTGGGCATCGAGACCGCCGGCCACGCTGGCCACAGCCTGGGGGAGTACTCCGCCCTGGTTGCCGCCGGGGTGGTGGACTTCTACGACGGCGTGCGGCTGGTGAGCGAGCGGGGCGAGGCCATGCAGGTGGCCGCCGAAGAACAAGACGGCACCATGGCCGCGGTGATGGGCCTCGACGACGACCTGGTGGAGCAGGCCTGTGAGCAGACCGACGGCGAAGTGTGGGTGGCCAACTACAACGCCCCCGGCCAGGTGGTGATCGCCGGGGCCCCCACCATGGTGGAAGCAGCCGGCGACGTCGCCAAAGAGCTGGGCGCCAAGCGGGTCATGGCCCTGCCCGTTGGCGGCGCCTTCCACACCCCGTTCATGGCGTCGGCCAAAGACCGCCTCCAGAAGGCGATCGGCAAGACAGAGTTCCGGGTGCCCGACCACCCGGTGTATGCCAACGTCGACGCCGCCGCCCAAACTGGCGCTCAGGCTTGGGCCGACCTGTTGAGCACCCAGCTGACCAGCCCGGTGCGCTGGCGCCAGTCGGTCCACAACATGTGCGACGACGGATTCAACACTTTCGTGGAGTTGGGACCGGGCGCGGTGCTCACCGGAACGGTGAAGCGCACCGCCAAAGACTGCAAGTCGCTCAAGGTGAATGCCCCCGCCGACATCGATGCGGTGCTCGAGGAATTGGCCGGGCCGCCGGTGGCCGCGGGCGGCCCGCTAGAGGGCGAAGCCCTGTTCACCACCGAGCGCCTGGTGGTGAGCCCCGCGGCCGGCGTCTTCCAGCCCACAGAGGACAACCTGCTGGGCACCGGCGTTCCCGCTGGACAGCTTCTGGGCCATGTGGGCGACACCGAGGTGCGCACCCCCTGGGCCGGGATGATCATGGGTTTCTTGGCCGTGGAAGGCGAGCGGGTCACCGCCAGCCAGCCCATTGCATGGCTGCGGACGAGTTGAGGGGCGCGGGGCGGATGACGAGAGCGGCCATCACCGGCCTGGGCAGCGCCACCGGCCACAAGGTGGTCACCAACCACGACCTGGCCGCCGTCCTCGACACCAGCGACGAGTGGATCGTGGAGCGCACCGGAATCCACGAGCGCCGGGTGGGGGGCAGCTGCCTGGAACTCGGCGGCCAAGCGGCCAAGATCGCGCTGAAGCAGGCCGAGATAGACGCCACCGACCTCGACTTGATCATCTGCTCCACCTGCACCCCCGACCAGGTGTTTCCGGCGGTATCCAACCGCATCCAAAACGAGCTGGGGGCATCCTGCGGAGCATTCGACCTGAATGCCGCCTGTTCGGGCTTCACCTACGGCATCTCGCTGGGCCAGGCCCAGATCGCGGCTGGAATGGAGCGGGTGCTGGTGGTAGGGGTGGACACGCTCAGCCGGTTCACCGACTGGGACGACCGCTCCACCGCGATCTTGTTCGGCGACGGCGCCGGCGCGGTGGTCATGGAGCCGGCTATCCGCGAAGACCGGGGGGTGCTCAGCACCTTCATGGGCTCTGAGGGCCGCTTCGCCGATCTGTTGATCTGCGACTTCGGCGACTACATCAAAATGGACGGCAAAGAGGTATTCCGCCAGGCCGTGCGGGTCATGGTCTCAGCCAGCCAGAGAGTGCTGGCCGACGCCAGCCTAGAGACGTCCAATGTGGCCGCGGTGGTCCCCCACCAGGCCAATGCCCGCATCATCGAAAGCGCCATGAAACGCCTAGACATCCCCCTGGAGAAGGCGGCCACCGTGCTCCAGTCAACCGGCAACACCTCGTCCGCCTCGATCCCGCTGGCCATGGACGATGCGGTATCCAGGGGCGCCATAACCGACGGCGACGTCGTGCTGCTCGTGGG harbors:
- the fabD gene encoding ACP S-malonyltransferase, with protein sequence MICFTYPGQGSQKAGMGSAWVDHPSWELVAEASEAAGRDVGQLLLDADDDELRHTRNSQLATFVVSMISLDAVSRVGIETAGHAGHSLGEYSALVAAGVVDFYDGVRLVSERGEAMQVAAEEQDGTMAAVMGLDDDLVEQACEQTDGEVWVANYNAPGQVVIAGAPTMVEAAGDVAKELGAKRVMALPVGGAFHTPFMASAKDRLQKAIGKTEFRVPDHPVYANVDAAAQTGAQAWADLLSTQLTSPVRWRQSVHNMCDDGFNTFVELGPGAVLTGTVKRTAKDCKSLKVNAPADIDAVLEELAGPPVAAGGPLEGEALFTTERLVVSPAAGVFQPTEDNLLGTGVPAGQLLGHVGDTEVRTPWAGMIMGFLAVEGERVTASQPIAWLRTS
- a CDS encoding ketoacyl-ACP synthase III codes for the protein MTRAAITGLGSATGHKVVTNHDLAAVLDTSDEWIVERTGIHERRVGGSCLELGGQAAKIALKQAEIDATDLDLIICSTCTPDQVFPAVSNRIQNELGASCGAFDLNAACSGFTYGISLGQAQIAAGMERVLVVGVDTLSRFTDWDDRSTAILFGDGAGAVVMEPAIREDRGVLSTFMGSEGRFADLLICDFGDYIKMDGKEVFRQAVRVMVSASQRVLADASLETSNVAAVVPHQANARIIESAMKRLDIPLEKAATVLQSTGNTSSASIPLAMDDAVSRGAITDGDVVLLVGFGAGMSVAAALLRWGQ
- a CDS encoding carboxylesterase family protein, translated to METTHGTVRGVVVDTPYGAVRQFLGIPFGKPPVGELRFCAPEAAEPWEGVLDASAFGPDPIQSVDGPYTGVIPGTSTDSVSEDCLTLNVWVPAGDEAGLPVMVWIYGGAFLTGGGSFPLYNGARLAAEQQVVVASVNYRVGALGFMDLRKMPGGGNTTVNCGLHDVRLGLDWIAANAAAFGGDPSTLTAFGESAGAGSILHLLGAPGISSVMRRAIMQSPGADMTQSPKVAAKVARCFLGNVGVSDVAGLRQLEPGEIVAGQVQTAMEMFTEAGAMPFHPVVDGVLVPAPPKKRLRKRVATDIDVLVGATAHELRLFQQELPAGNSDLILFHLVRSHMAKRTGAEPSINEVEAVIREYRQAAEGTAWTTDSDILTAINTDVSMREPIQRLADYRAGAGARTYMYDFRWCSQADPDKGAFHAIDLPFALDSFHVDGWSEFIGADEAAEALGRGMRSAWAAFARSGDPSTSELGPWPRYELDERMTMILDGDSTPAADPLKIERSMWGPVGGGDS
- a CDS encoding response regulator; protein product: MSDPSALPGTASTDEPVRIVLAEDEAIIRLDLRETLEEEGYEVVGETSRGDQVLDLVREKRPHVAILDVKMPGTDGITVASQIRDERLCAVLLLTAFSQRDLIARAADAGALAYLVKPFERAELVPAVEVALVRFKELKELNHQVERAEARLEARKAIDRAKGRLMDVASMSEADAYSHIQHQAMGERRSMAEVAAEIVEMSADQLKALGGGPKDG
- the ppk2 gene encoding polyphosphate kinase 2; the encoded protein is MSHEPGHDALGISGADTPATEPRKKITNKVYEHELARLQEELVRLQRWIRHKGLKVVVLFEGRDAAGKGGVIKRIAERTNPRVVRVVALGTPSDREKTQWWFQRYVAELPAAGEMILFDRSWYNRGLVEPVMGFCTEEEYREFLRSCPEFERMLVRSGIILIKYWFSVSDEEQERRFQNRISDPLRRWKLSPMDIQARTRWVEFSKAKDTLFAHTDIKQAPWYVVNADSKKAARLNCISHLLSMIPYEEVPWEEVELPERQDRAGYVRPPLSDQTFVPEVY